From Acyrthosiphon pisum isolate AL4f unplaced genomic scaffold, pea_aphid_22Mar2018_4r6ur Scaffold_21234;HRSCAF=23381, whole genome shotgun sequence, the proteins below share one genomic window:
- the LOC107882987 gene encoding uncharacterized protein LOC107882987 isoform X2, whose product MTKYTGQKLEMISDYCMLLMIEKGIRGGLTQASMRYAKANNEKTPDYDPTQPKSWLVYQDCNNLYGYAMSQFMPYGGFKWVEPKLDGLHDLDDTSPIGRMYEVDISYPKELHDKHNDLPFLPKNDIPPGSKVKKLMATLHSKKNYVIHYRNLQQAIKNGLVVEKVHRVIQFNQSDWLKKYIELNTEMRKKARNDFEKDFFKLLNNAVFGKTMESLRRRIKMEIVCSVKRLQKLINLTTFKHCTTYDETLNAVSLENKIIKFCKPIYIGFAVLEISKTLMYDYHYNVMQAHYGDKINLMYTDTDSLVYYIQTDDFYKDLENNSNLLDRMDTSDLPPDHPCYIAERKKVPGLFSDETNGLIMTHFCALRAKSYAYKINGKEKIRAKGIRGHVVKNHMNFNDHYRCLFGDTTLDTRTENVSIRSYKHQLKTIKSNKVTYNSFDDKRVILEDKVHTLAHGHYSTEEADTLDEAELD is encoded by the exons ATGACTAAATACACGGGCCAAAAACTCGAAATGATTTCGGATTATTGCATGCTGCTAATGATTGAAAAAg gaATTCGTGGCGGTTTGACTCAGGCGAGCATGAGATATGCAAAGGCGAATAATGAAAAGACACCAGATTATGACCCAACACAACCAAAATCATGGCTTGTTTATCAGGATt gCAACAACTTGTATGGTTACGCAATGTCACAATTCATGCCATACGGAGGATTCAAGTGGGTCGAACCCAAATTAGATGGATTACATGACTTGGATGACACATCACCAATCGGGCGGATGTACGAGGTTGATATATCATATCCGAAAGAACTTCATGACAAGCATAATGACTTACCATTCCTACCGAAAAACGATATTCCACCTGGctcaaaagttaaaaaacttATGGCAACACTTCATTCAAAGAAAAACTATGTGATTCATTATCGGAACCTGCAGCAGGCCATTAAAAATGGACTCGTTGTGGAAAAA gtTCACAGAGTTATTCAGTTTAATCAGTCAGACTGGCTTAAGAAATACATAGAATTAAACACCGAGATGCGAAAAAAAGCTAGAAATGACTTCGAAAAGGactttttcaaacttttaaacaaCGCTGTTttcg gGAAGACGATGGAATCTTTAAGACGTCGTATTAAAATGGAGATTGTTTGCAGTGTAAAACGTTTGCAAAAACTTATAAATCTTACAACATTCAAACACTGTACTACGTACGACGAGACTCTCAATGCGGTGtcattggaaaataaaattatcaagttTTGCAAgcctatttatatag gttTTGCAGTGTTGGAAATTTCTAAGACCCTCATGTACGATTATCATTATAACGTTATGCAAGCCCATTATGGAGATAAAATTAACCTCATGTATACAGATACag attCACTGGTATACTACATCCAAACTGATGACTTTTACAAAGACCTGGAGAATAATTCCAATTTACTTGATCGAATGGACACATCGGACTTACCACCAGATCATCCGTGCTACATTGCTGAACGAAAGAAGGTCCCAGGTCTTTTCTCCGATGAGACCAATGGGCTCATAATGACACATTTCTGTGCTCTCCGTGCAAAGTCTTATGCGTATAAGATCAATGGTAAGGAGAAGATCAGGGCAAAAGGAATCCGTGGTCATGTAGTGAAAAACCACATGAACTTCAACGATCATTATCGTTGTCTGTTTGGAGATACAACCTTGGATACTAGGACAGAAAATGTCTCTATCCGCTCATACAAACACCAATTGAAGACTATTAAGTCAAACAAAGTAACTTATAATAGTTTCGATGATAAGAGGGTTATACTTGAGGATAAAGTACATACCCTGGCTCATGGACACTACTCCACAGA gGAAGCCGATACACTAGATGAAGCAGAGCTGGATTAA
- the LOC107882987 gene encoding uncharacterized protein LOC107882987 isoform X1 yields MTKYTGQKLEMISDYCMLLMIEKGIRGGLTQASMRYAKANNEKTPDYDPTQPKSWLVYQDCNNLYGYAMSQFMPYGGFKWVEPKLDGLHDLDDTSPIGRMYEVDISYPKELHDKHNDLPFLPKNDIPPGSKVKKLMATLHSKKNYVIHYRNLQQAIKNGLVVEKVHRVIQFNQSDWLKKYIELNTEMRKKARNDFEKDFFKLLNNAVFGKTMESLRRRIKMEIVCSVKRLQKLINLTTFKHCTTYDETLNAVSLENKIIKFCKPIYIGKYIIYYYHPHFNIFFFSIGFAVLEISKTLMYDYHYNVMQAHYGDKINLMYTDTDSLVYYIQTDDFYKDLENNSNLLDRMDTSDLPPDHPCYIAERKKVPGLFSDETNGLIMTHFCALRAKSYAYKINGKEKIRAKGIRGHVVKNHMNFNDHYRCLFGDTTLDTRTENVSIRSYKHQLKTIKSNKVTYNSFDDKRVILEDKVHTLAHGHYSTEEADTLDEAELD; encoded by the exons ATGACTAAATACACGGGCCAAAAACTCGAAATGATTTCGGATTATTGCATGCTGCTAATGATTGAAAAAg gaATTCGTGGCGGTTTGACTCAGGCGAGCATGAGATATGCAAAGGCGAATAATGAAAAGACACCAGATTATGACCCAACACAACCAAAATCATGGCTTGTTTATCAGGATt gCAACAACTTGTATGGTTACGCAATGTCACAATTCATGCCATACGGAGGATTCAAGTGGGTCGAACCCAAATTAGATGGATTACATGACTTGGATGACACATCACCAATCGGGCGGATGTACGAGGTTGATATATCATATCCGAAAGAACTTCATGACAAGCATAATGACTTACCATTCCTACCGAAAAACGATATTCCACCTGGctcaaaagttaaaaaacttATGGCAACACTTCATTCAAAGAAAAACTATGTGATTCATTATCGGAACCTGCAGCAGGCCATTAAAAATGGACTCGTTGTGGAAAAA gtTCACAGAGTTATTCAGTTTAATCAGTCAGACTGGCTTAAGAAATACATAGAATTAAACACCGAGATGCGAAAAAAAGCTAGAAATGACTTCGAAAAGGactttttcaaacttttaaacaaCGCTGTTttcg gGAAGACGATGGAATCTTTAAGACGTCGTATTAAAATGGAGATTGTTTGCAGTGTAAAACGTTTGCAAAAACTTATAAATCTTACAACATTCAAACACTGTACTACGTACGACGAGACTCTCAATGCGGTGtcattggaaaataaaattatcaagttTTGCAAgcctatttatataggtaaatacataatttactattatcatccacattttaatattttttttttttcaataggttTTGCAGTGTTGGAAATTTCTAAGACCCTCATGTACGATTATCATTATAACGTTATGCAAGCCCATTATGGAGATAAAATTAACCTCATGTATACAGATACag attCACTGGTATACTACATCCAAACTGATGACTTTTACAAAGACCTGGAGAATAATTCCAATTTACTTGATCGAATGGACACATCGGACTTACCACCAGATCATCCGTGCTACATTGCTGAACGAAAGAAGGTCCCAGGTCTTTTCTCCGATGAGACCAATGGGCTCATAATGACACATTTCTGTGCTCTCCGTGCAAAGTCTTATGCGTATAAGATCAATGGTAAGGAGAAGATCAGGGCAAAAGGAATCCGTGGTCATGTAGTGAAAAACCACATGAACTTCAACGATCATTATCGTTGTCTGTTTGGAGATACAACCTTGGATACTAGGACAGAAAATGTCTCTATCCGCTCATACAAACACCAATTGAAGACTATTAAGTCAAACAAAGTAACTTATAATAGTTTCGATGATAAGAGGGTTATACTTGAGGATAAAGTACATACCCTGGCTCATGGACACTACTCCACAGA gGAAGCCGATACACTAGATGAAGCAGAGCTGGATTAA